The following are from one region of the Camelus dromedarius isolate mCamDro1 chromosome 34, mCamDro1.pat, whole genome shotgun sequence genome:
- the VSIG10L2 gene encoding V-set and immunoglobulin domain-containing protein 10-like 2: protein MEGQMALCWPLSLLLLASLCLLPPGASGQLHPTREAPEVAPSIQGVRGGSVELACGSHPAPLVVFWSFTPLGSLIPQPVAVTNGAESKVEARASALGAVSLRNSSLVLGELREGARGHFLCQALHTAGGQLHTTSSYLTLAVLVPVSKPQVRLSDPAPVEGTSVVATCAVQEGTEPVTFAWQHQAPRGPGEALVGPTKRLLQLDPVNRTHLGWYVCSAHNAVNQLSSDGAFLDVIYGPDNPVITVEPLGFTEEGFWASEREEVTLSCLAASNPPSHYVWLHDHTQIHTGPTYIIASAGRAHTGLYTCLARNSRLDTRTQSTIQLNIYYPPEGQPSCTVLPTLGAVTLVCSWPGGLPAAQLQWGGPQGTSPTALSNITWSHVATQLPNGSVLTCTGQHPALVLPALCRITLWEPLWSPTCWTTATVGDQFIVLSCEWPGGEPPAVLSWLDGQQRPLGNSSSSLAVHLLPAQEDLAGSEFTCQGAHPLRVPDPNCRLRLEAPQLAVAEPRVSVLEGGEAWLGCALLGSTPPAQLLWLGPQRRQVEPGTSGFTLHPEGAQLRLRVRDADPAHHGGTYQCVARSALGSCSQSVLLEVLKYPAPPNVTISRLTYGRRRREVHLQWAIEGPGNVTGFLVQRRASAPGPGAGAWETAAGDIEPESRGRRLGGLDPGVLYAFRVLALNHRTAGHPSEVKIPADPPFSAYPAVLGAAGTGMVVATVASLLVFQYAARHPETFPRLGRLLAPMERSHPCWGSRRGPEATARTETPSTSPGSDPAQESQDPPVNVTITVTATP, encoded by the exons ATGGAGGGTCAGATGGCCCTCTGCTGGCCGCTCAGTCTCCTGCTGCTGGCGTCCCTCTGCCTGCTGCCTCCAGGTGCCTCAG gGCAGCTCCATCCAACCCGCGAAGCCCCTGAGGTGGCCCCCTCCATCCAAGGAGTGCGGGGCGGCTCCGTGGAGCTGGCCTGTGgctcccaccccgccccactgGTGGTCTTCTGGAGCTTCACCCCGCTGGGCTCACTGATTCCCCAGCCTGTGGCCGTCACCAATGGAGCAGAGTCCAAAGTGGAGGCCAGGGCCTCAGCTCTGGGGGCCGTGAGTCTGCGGAACAGCAGCCTGGTGCTGGGGGAGCTGCGGGAGGGTGCCCGCGGCCACTTCCTATGCCAGGCCCTGCACACGGCTGGTGGCCAGCTCCACACCACCTCCTCCTACCTCACTCTGGCCGTGCTGG TGCCCGTATCGAAGCCACAGGTGCGGCTGAGCGACCCGGCCCCGGTGGAGGGGACCTCCGTGGTGGCCACGTGTGCAGTGCAGGAGGGCACGGAGCCTGTGACCTTTGCCTGGCAGCATCAGGCACCCCGCGGTCCTGGAGAGGCTCTGGTGGGGCCCACAAAGCGCCTGCTCCAGCTGGACCCAGTCAACCGGACACATCTGGGCTGGTATGTGTGCAGTGCCCACAACGCCGTCAACCAGCTGAGCAGCGATGGCGCCTTCCTGGATGTCATCT ATGGTCCAGACAATCCTGTGATCACCGTGGAGCCACTGGGCTTCACTGAGGAGGGATTTTGGGCCAGTGAGAGGGAAGAGGTGACTCTGAGCTGCCTGGCTGCATCCAACCCACCTAGTCACTACGTGTGGCTCCATGACCACACTCAGATCCACACTGGGCCCACCTACATCATCGCCAGTGCTGGCCGTGCCCACACGGGCCTGTACACCTGCCTGGCCCGCAACAGCCGCCTGGACACCCGCACGCAGAGCACCATCCAGCTCAACATCTACt ACCCCCCTGAGGGGCAGCCCTCCTGTACTGTGCTCCCCACCCTTGGGGCTGTGACTTTGGTCTGCTCCTGGCCCGGGGGGCTTCCGGCTGCGCAGCTGCAGTGGGGCGGGCCCCAGGGAACCAGCCCCACTGCCCTCAGCAACATCACCTGGAGTCACGTGGCCACCCAGCTCCCCAACGGCAGCGTCCTCACCTGCACTGGCCAGCACCCAGCCCTGGTACTGCCCGCCCTCTGCAGGATCACGCTGT GGGAACCCCTCTGGAGCCCTACCTGCTGGACCACGGCCACAGTCGGAGACCAGTTCATCGTGCTGAGCTGTGAGTGGCCTGGAGGCGAGCCCCCTGCCGTGCTGAGCTGGCTTGATGGACAGCAGCGGCCCCTGGGCAACAGCAGCTCCTCGCTGGCCGTCCACCTTCTGCCGGCCCAGGAAGACCTGGCTGGAAGCGAGTTCACCTGCCAGGGCGCTCACCCACTCAGAGTCCCCGACCCCAATTGCCGGCTCCGGCTAG AAGCTCCGCAGCTGGCAGTGGCTGAGCCCCGGGTGTCAGTGCTGGAGGGGGGAGAGGCCTGGCTGGGATGTGCCCTCCTGGGCAGCACGCCACCAGCCCAGCTCCTCTGGCTGGGACCCCAGCGACGGCAGGTGGAGCCAGGCACCTCGGGATTCACGCTGCACCCTGAGGGAGCCCAGCTCCGCCTGAGGGTCCGGGATGCCGACCCAGCACACCATGGGGGCACCTACCAGTGCGTGGCCCGGAGCGCCTTGGGCAGCTGCAGTCAGAGCGTCCTGCTGGAGGTCCTGA aaTACCCGGCTCCCCCCAACGTCACCATCAGCCGCCTGACCTATGGGAGGCGCCGGAGAGAGGTGCACCTTCAGTGGGCCATTGAAGGCCCCGGGAACGTGACGGGCTTCCTGGTGCAGCGGAGGGCCAGCGCCCCAGGCCCgggagctggggcctgggagacAGCGGCTGGAGACATCGAGCCGGAGAGCAGGGGCCGGCGCCTGGGGGGCTTGGACCCGGGGGTCCTTTACGCCTTCCGTGTGCTGGCTCTGAACCACCGCACAGCTGGACATCCCTCTGAGGTGAAGATACCAG CGGACCCCCCGTTCAGCGCCTACCCTGCGGTGCTGGGTGCGGCAGGCACAGGAATGGTGGTGGCAACGGTGGCCTCTCTGCTGGTGTTCCAGTATGCTGCCCGGCACCCGGAGACTTTCCCCC GTCTTGGACGGTTGCTTGCTCCCAT GGAGCGAAGTCACCCCTGTTGGGGTTCAAGGAGAGGCCCCGAGGCCACGGCAC GCACTGAAACACCATCCACCAGCCCAGGTTCGGATCCTGCACAAGAATCCCAGGACCCTCCAGTAAATGTCACCATCACAGTGACTGCAACGCCATGA